A genome region from Frankineae bacterium MT45 includes the following:
- a CDS encoding probable rRNA maturation factor, whose product MSIEVNNESGIEVDELALRELSRFVLDKLGIDPLAELSIVLMDSDSMAALHVQWMDIPGPTDVMSFPMDGADSPPDHSDLSGPRAAAPQQQVETLLGDVVLCPEVAATQAKAAGHSTAAELHLLTTHGILHLLGYDHGDAEEEREMFARQTELLAAWSASSGHGPINAPLPGTAGEVRAWAHSDPT is encoded by the coding sequence ATGAGCATCGAAGTGAACAACGAATCAGGCATCGAGGTCGACGAGCTTGCGCTGCGGGAACTGAGCCGCTTCGTCCTGGACAAGCTGGGCATCGATCCGCTGGCCGAGCTCTCGATCGTGCTGATGGACTCCGACTCCATGGCCGCCCTGCATGTGCAGTGGATGGACATCCCGGGGCCGACCGACGTGATGTCCTTCCCGATGGACGGGGCGGACTCGCCGCCGGACCACAGTGATCTCTCCGGTCCCCGGGCCGCGGCGCCCCAGCAGCAGGTCGAGACCCTCCTCGGCGATGTGGTGCTCTGCCCGGAGGTGGCGGCCACCCAGGCCAAGGCGGCCGGTCACAGCACGGCCGCTGAGCTGCACCTGCTGACGACGCACGGCATCCTGCATCTGCTTGGCTACGACCACGGCGATGCCGAGGAGGAGCGGGAGATGTTCGCCCGCCAGACCGAACTCCTCGCCGCGTGGTCAGCCAGTTCCGGACACGGACCGATTAACGCCCCACTGCCGGGTACCGCCGGCGAGGTCCGTGCCTGGGCCCACTCTGATCCGACATGA
- a CDS encoding phosphate starvation-inducible protein PhoH (manually curated): MTSTSSTSSPVSQSSSASASVSSSPVSTTYVVPTDVAMVSLLGSGDELLRVVERSLDSDIHVRGNEITITGEPGNNAIAARLLDELVALVTGGNHLTPDAVSRSLAMLTADNGDRPAEVLSLNILSRRGKNIRPKTVNQKNYVDAIDKNTVVFGIGPAGTGKTYLAVAKAVQALQAKQVSRIILTRPAVEAGERLGFLPGTLFDKIDPYLRPLLDALHDMLDPESIPRLTAAGTIEVAPLAYMRGRTLNDAFIILDEAQNTTPEQMKMFLTRLGFGSKMVVTGDVTQVDLPGGASGLKVVREILTDINDVHFAKLSSSDVVRHRLVGEIVDAYERYDSSNAIAASSGAHRAAPRR, from the coding sequence TTGACGTCGACGTCCAGCACTTCGAGTCCTGTCAGCCAAAGCTCATCTGCCAGTGCCTCTGTCAGCTCTAGCCCCGTCTCCACGACCTACGTCGTTCCGACGGACGTTGCGATGGTCTCGCTGCTCGGTTCCGGGGATGAGCTGCTGCGCGTAGTCGAACGCAGCCTCGACAGCGATATCCACGTCCGCGGCAACGAGATCACCATCACCGGCGAGCCGGGGAACAACGCGATCGCGGCCCGCCTCCTCGACGAGCTGGTCGCGCTGGTCACCGGCGGAAATCACCTCACCCCCGACGCGGTGAGCCGCTCGCTGGCCATGCTGACGGCCGACAACGGCGATCGACCGGCTGAGGTGCTGAGCCTCAATATCCTCTCGCGGCGCGGCAAGAACATCCGGCCGAAGACGGTGAATCAGAAGAATTACGTCGACGCCATCGACAAGAACACCGTCGTCTTCGGCATCGGCCCGGCCGGTACCGGGAAGACCTACCTGGCGGTGGCCAAAGCGGTGCAGGCGCTGCAGGCGAAGCAGGTCAGTCGCATCATCCTCACCCGTCCGGCCGTCGAGGCGGGGGAGCGGCTGGGGTTCCTCCCCGGCACGCTCTTCGACAAGATCGACCCGTACCTGCGGCCTCTCCTCGACGCCCTGCACGACATGCTCGACCCCGAGTCGATCCCGCGCCTCACCGCCGCCGGCACGATCGAGGTGGCGCCGCTGGCCTACATGCGGGGGCGGACGCTCAACGACGCGTTCATCATTCTCGACGAGGCCCAGAACACGACACCCGAGCAGATGAAGATGTTCCTCACCCGTCTGGGGTTCGGCTCGAAGATGGTGGTCACCGGTGACGTCACCCAGGTCGACCTCCCCGGCGGCGCGAGCGGCCTGAAGGTGGTGCGGGAGATCCTCACCGACATCAATGACGTGCATTTCGCGAAGCTCTCCAGCTCGGACGTCGTCCGCCACCGTCTGGTCGGAGAGATCGTCGACGCCTACGAGCGGTACGACTCGAGCAACGCGATCGCCGCATCCTCCGGCGCCCACCGCGCCGCGCCGCGCCGGTAG